One Pseudoliparis swirei isolate HS2019 ecotype Mariana Trench chromosome 4, NWPU_hadal_v1, whole genome shotgun sequence genomic window carries:
- the myo5aa gene encoding LOW QUALITY PROTEIN: unconventional myosin-Va (The sequence of the model RefSeq protein was modified relative to this genomic sequence to represent the inferred CDS: inserted 1 base in 1 codon): MAASELYTKCARVWIPDAEEVWKSAELTKDYKNGDSSLQLMLEDGTNLEHKLDPQTKNLPYLRNPDILVGENDLTALSYLHEPAVLHNLKVRFSDSKLIYTYCGIVLVAINPYEPLPIYGSDIINAYSGQNMGDMDPHIFAVAEEAYKQMARDERNQSIIVSGESGAGKTVSAKYAMRYFATVSDSTSEANVEQKVLASNPIMEAIGNAKTTRNDNSSRFGKYIEIGFDTRYRIIGANMRTYLLEKSRVVFQADEERNYHIFYQLCASCHLPEFKMLTLSSANDFLYTRQGRNPVIASVDDTKKLCSTRKAFTLLGINESNQMGLFQVLAAILHLGNVEIKDRDSESSVIPPNNRHLTAFCELVGVSYQDMSQWLCHRKLKTATETYVKTLPRLQATNARDALAKHVYAKLFSWIVEHVNKALITNITQHSFIGVLDIYGFETFEINSFEQFCINYANEKLQQQFNMHVFKLEQEEYMREQIPWTLIDFYDNQPCINLIEAKMGILDLLDEECKMPKGSDDSWAQKLYNTHLKTCSLFEKPRMSNRAFIIQHFADKVEYQCDCFLEKNKDTVNEEQINVLKASKFHLLVELFNDGEKAISPTGQPAGTGGRTRLSIKPDKGRDKSSKEHKKTVGCQFRNSLHMLMGTLNATTPHYVRCIKPNDFKMAFTFDPKRAVQQLRACGVLETIRISAAGFPSRWTYQEFFSRYRVLMKQKDVLPDKKLTCRNVMEQLVQDQDKYQFGKTKIFFRAGQVAYLEKLRSEKLRAACVRIQKTIRCWLARKKYLRKRSAAITVQRFTRGHQARCLAKFLRRSRAATVIQKNQRMLAERRRYRQKQAAALVVQTILRAYMARQKYRALLREHMAVIIQKRVRGWLARRWYALCLVSIVYLQCCFRRMKARRQLKKLKIEARSVEHFKKLNKGMENKIMQLQRKLDEQNKEKRLVNEKLVALEITTTTESEKLRGELGRLRGVEEDAKIKGVRVTSLLEELEKLRKELSSTQKEKKSIEDWALTYRSEMETMVSELKEQNGSLKKEKTXLNRLIQEQSQQMTEKMVRAIAEETQQLQTNLNEERSRYQNLLTEHRRLEEKHDDLKEELVSTNVSKPGHRRTDSTHSSNESEYTYNSETAELEEGSRAAEDVTRGNDTSLTLKLQKRLTELEQEKQSLRNELENKEDQFQRARARDDVEFKKARGAELEYESLKRQELESENRKLKHDLVDIRRSLLGNAAKGAGAPGSPAYKVVLEQLNSSCEELEVRKEEVLILRSQLVSQKEAMHHKDEKETMTEPSVFVEDVSKLKNAGELKQAYMGLKDTNRSAAPDFHELNEDGELWLVSQGLKETIRLLEHQLQTQRRGYDSEVESLRGELQNVKEDNNRQQQLLAQNLQLPPEARIEASLQHEITRLTNENLELLAEDPRASREARVIILRRMVDLMEQLEKQDRTTRKLKKQLKVYSKRIGEMGAGQAEGQTSPGQTVDEPIHPVNIPRREKDFQGMLEYKKEDELKLVKNLILELKPRGVAVNLIPGLPAYILFMCLRHADYVNDDQKVRTLLTSTINSIKKILKKRGDDFETVSFWLANTCRFLHCLKQYSGDEAFMKHNTPRQNEHTLSNFDLAEYRQVISDLAIQIYQQLIKCMENILQPMIVSGMLEHETIQGVSGVKPTGLRKRTASIADEGTYTLDSILRQLSAFHSTMCQHGTDPELIKQVVKQQFYIIGAVTLNNLLLRKDMCSWSKGMQIRYNVSQQEEWLRDKGLMMCGAKETLEPLIQAAQLLQVKKKTDEDADAICSMCLALTTAQIVKVLNLYTPVNEFEERVSVSFIRTIQTRLRDRCESPQLLMDTKMIYPVTFPFNPSSLALETIQIPSSLNLGFLTRV, encoded by the exons GCATCGTGCTGGTGGCCATCAACCCGTACGAGCCGCTGCCCATCTACGGCTCTGACATCATCAACGCGTACAGCGGCCAGAACATGGGCGACATGGACCCGCACATCTTCGCCGTGGCAGAGGAGGCGTACAAACAGatggccag GGACGAGAGGAACCAGTCGATCATCGTGAGCGGGGAGTCCGGAGCAGGGAAGACGGTGTCGGCCAAATACGCCATGAGATACTTCGCCACGGTCAGCGACTCCACCAGCGAGGCCAACGTGGAGCAGAAGGTGTTGGCTTCCAACCCCAtcatggag GCCATCGGGAACGCGAAGACAACCCGGAACGACAACAGCAGTCGCTTCGGGAAATACATCGAGATCGGCTTCGACACGCGCTACCGCATCATCGGCGCCAACATGAGGACGTACCTGCTGGAGAAGTCGCGGGTGGTGTTCCAG gccGACGAGGAGAGGAACTACCACATCTTCTACCAGCTCTGCGCCTCGTGCCATCTGCCCGAGTTCAAGATGCTGACGCTCA GCAGTGCCAACGACTTCCTGTACACCCGACAGGGCCGCAACCCGGTCATCGCCAGCGTGGACGACACCAAGAAGCTGTGCTCCACGCGCAAAGCCTTCACGCTGCTCG GTATTAATGAGTCCAACCAGATGGGGTTGTTTCAGGTTCTGGCTGCTATTCTTCATCTGGGAAACGTGGAGATAAAAGACAGAGACTCGGAAAGCAGCGTCATCCCC CCCAACAACCGCCACCTGACGGCGTTCTGCGAGCTGGTGGGCGTGAGCTACCAGGACATGTCCCAGTGGCTGTGCCACCGGAAGCTGAAGACGGCCACGGAGACGTACGTGAAGACGCTGCCGCGCCTCCAGGCCACCAACGCCCGCGACGCGCTCGCCAAGCACGTCTACGCCAAGCTGTTCAGCTGGATCGTGGAGCACGTGAACAAGGCGCTCATCACCAACATCACGCAGCACTCCTTCATCGGGGTCCTCGACATCTACGG GTTCGAGACGTTCGAGATCAACAGCTTTGAGCAGTTCTGCATCAACTACGCCAACgagaagctgcagcagcagtTCAACATG catgtgttcaagctggagcaggaggagtacaTGAGGGAGCAGATCCCCTGGACTCTGATCGACTTCTACGACAATCAGCCGTGCATCAACCTCATCGAGGCCAAGATGGGGATCCTGGACCTGCTGGACGAGGAGTGCAAG ATGCCCAAAGGGTCCGATGACTCTTGGGCTCAGAAGCTCTACAACACTCACCTGAAGACCTGCTCGCTCTTCGAGAAGCCGCGCATGTCCAACCGCGCCTTCATTATTCAACATTTCGCTGACAAG GTGGAGTACCAGTGTGACTGTTTCCTGGAGAAGAACAAGGACACGGTGAACGAGGAGCAGATCAATGTGCTGAAGGCCAGCAAG TTTCACCTGCTGGTGGAGCTGTTTAATGACGGGGAGAAAGCCATCAGTCCCACGGGTCAGCCCGCTGGCACCGGGGGCCGGACCCGCCTCAGCATCAAACCGGACAAGGGCCGCGACAAGAGCAGCAAGGAGCACAAGAAGACCGTTGGCTGCCAG TTCCGTAACTCGCTGCACATGCTGATGGGCACGTTGAATGCGACGACGCCGCACTACGTACGCTGCATCAAGCCCAACGACTTCAAGATGGCTTTCAC GTTCGACCCGAAGCGTGCGgtgcagcagctcagagcatgCGGCGTCCTGGAGACCATCCGCATCTCTGCTGCAGGGTTCCCATCCAG gtggacgTACCAGGAGTTCTTCAGCCGGTACCGAGTGCTGATGAAGCAGAAGGATGTGTTACCCGACAAGAAGTTGACGTGCAGAAATGTGATGGAGCAGCTGGTGCAG GACCAGGACAAATACCAGTTTGGTAAGACCAAGATCTTCTTCCGGGCCGGCCAGGTGGCGTACCTGGAGAAGCTGAGGTCGGAGAAGTTGCGCGCGGCCTGCGTTCGCATCCAGAAGACGATTCGCTGCTGGCTGGCGCGCAAGAAGTACCTCCGCAAGCGCAGCGCCGCCATCACCGTCCAGAGGTTCACCAGAGGACACCAGGCTCGCTG CCTCGCTAAGTTCCTGCGCCGCTCGCGGGCGGCCACCGTGATCCAGAAGAACCAGCGCATGTTGGCGGAGAGGAGGCGCTACCGGCAGAAGCAGGCGGCGGCGCTGGTGGTGCAGACGATCCTCCGGGCCTACATGGCCCGGCAGAAGTACCGGGCG CTGCTGCGCGAGCACATGGCCGTGATCATCCAGAAGCGCGTCCGCGGCTGGCTGGCGCGCCGCTGGTACGCGCTCTGCCTCGTCTCCATCGTCTACCTGCAGTGCTGCTTCCGCCGGATGAAGGCCCGGCGGcagctgaagaagctgaagaTCGAGGCGCGCTCGGTGGAGCACTTCAAGAAGCTCAACAAGGGCATGGAGAACAAGATCATGCAGCTGCAGAGGAAACTCGACgagcag AACAAGGAGAAGCGATTGGTCAACGAGAAGCTGGTCGCCCTGGAGATCACCACGACGACGGAGAGCGAGAAGCTTCGCGGCGAGCTGGGCCGTCTGCGCGGCGTGGAGGAGGACGCCAAGATCAAAGGCGTCCGCGTGACCTcgctgctggaggagctggagaagctGAGGAAGGAGCTGAGCTCCAcccagaaggagaagaagagcatCGAGGACTGGGCGCTGACCTACCGGAGCGAGATGGAGACG atggtcTCGGAGCTGAAGGAACAGAACGGCTCGCTGAAGAAGGAGAAAA ACCTGAACAGATTGATTCAGGAACAGAGTCAGCAGATGACAG AGAAAATGGTCCGTGCGATCGCGGAGGAGACCCAGCAGCTGCAGACCAACCTGAACGAGGAGCGGTCTCGGTACCAGAACCTGCTGACGGAGCACCGTCGCCTGGAGGAGAAACACGACGACCTGAAGGAGGAGTTGGTTTCCACg AACGTCTCCAAGCCCGGCCACCGGAGAACAGATTCCACCCACAGCAGCAACGAGTCCGAGTACACGTACAACTCCGAGACCGCCGAATTGGAAGAAGGTTCCCGCGCTGCCGAG GACGTGACTCGGGGCAACGACACCTCGCTGACCCTCAAGCTGCAGAAACGTCTCAcggagctggagcaggagaagcAGTCGCTGCGCAACGAGCTGGAGAACAAAGAGGACCAGTTCCAGCGGGCTAGAGCCAGG GACGACGTTGAGTTCAAAAAGGCTCGCGGGGCCGAGCTGGAGTACGAGtccctcaag CGCCAGGAGCTGGAGTCGGAGAACAGGAAGCTGAAGCACGACCTGGTGGACATCAGGCGAAGCCTGCTGGGTAACGCAGCTAAAGGCGCCGGGGCTCCGGGCTCCCCGGCCTACAAGGTGGTCTTGGAGCAGCTCAACTCCTCCTGTGAGGAGCTGGAGGTCCGTAAGGAGGAGGTGCTGATCCTGCGCTCCCAGCTGGTCAGCCAAAAGGAGGCAATGCACCACAAG GATGAGAAG GAGACCATGACGGAGCCGTCCGTCTTCGTCGAGGACGTGTCCAAACTGAAGAACGCCGGTGAACTCAAGCAGGCGTACATGGGCCTCAAAGACACCAACAG GTCTGCCGCTCCAGACTTCCATGAGCTGAATGAGGACGGGGAGCTGTGGCTGGTTAGTCAGGGCTTAAAGGAAACCATCAG gcTACTGGAGCACCAGCTGCAGACTCAGCGGCGGGGCTACGACAGCGAGGTGGAGTCGTTGCGCGGCGAGCTGCAGAACGTGAAGGAGGACAACAaccggcagcagcagctcttgGCCCAGAACCTGCAGCTGCCTCCGGAGGCGCGGATCGAGGCCAGCCTGCAGCACGAGATCACGCGGCTCACCAACGAGAACCTG GAACTCCTGGCCGAAGACCCCAGGGCGTCGCGAGAGGCTCGAGTCATCATTTTACGACGGATGGTT GATCTGatggagcagctggagaagcAGGACCGAACCACCCGGAAGCTCAAGAAGCAGCTGAAGGTGTACTCCAAGAGGATCGGAGAGATGGGGG CGGGTCAGGCGGAGGGTCAGACGTCTCCGGGCCAGACGGTGGACGAGCCCATTCACCCCGTCAACATCCCCCGCAGGGAGAAGGATTTCCAAGGGATGCTGGAGTACAAGAAGGAGGACGAGCTCAAACTGGTCAAGAACCTGATCCTGG AGCTGAAGCCGCGCGGCGTGGCCGTGAATCTGATCCCAGGTCTGCCGGCCTACATCCTGTTCATGTGCCTGAGACACGCGGACTACGTCAACGACGACCAGAAGGTCCGCACGCTGCTCACCTCCACCATCAACAGCATCAAGAAGATCCTCaag AAACGAGGAGACGACTTTGAGACGGTTTCCTTCTGGCTGGCGAACACCTGCCGCTTCCTCCACTGCCTGAAGCAGTACAGCGGCGACGAG GCCTTCATGAAGCACAACACGCCGAGGCAGAACGAGCACACGCTGTCCAACTTCGACCTGGCGGAGTACCGGCAGGTGATCAGTGACCTGGCCATCCAGATCTACCAGCAGCTCATCAAATGCATGGAGAACATCCTGCAGCCCATGatag TCTCCGGCATGCTGGAGCACGAGACCATCCAGGGCGTGTCGGGCGTGAAGCCCACGGGGCTCCGCAAGCGCACGGCGAGCATCGCGGACGAGGGCACCTACACGCTGGACTCCATCCTGCGGCAGCTGAGCGCCTTCCACTCCACGATGTGCCAACACGGCACCGACCCCGAGCTCATCAAGCAGGTGGTGAAGCAGCAGTTCTACATCATCGGAGCCGTCACGCTCAACAACCTGCTGCTGCGCAAGGACATGTGCTCCTGGAGCAAAGGCATGCAGATCAG gtaCAATGTGAGCCAGCAGGAGGAGTGGCTCAGGGACAAAGGCCTCATGATGTGCGGCGCCAAGGAGACCCTGGAGCCGCTGATCCAGGCGgcgcagctgctgcaggtgaagaagaagactgaCGAAGACGCCGACGCCATCTGCTCCATGTGCCTGGCCCTCACCACCGCGCAG